One part of the Vanessa cardui chromosome 2, ilVanCard2.1, whole genome shotgun sequence genome encodes these proteins:
- the LOC124542670 gene encoding uncharacterized protein LOC124542670 isoform X1, with product MALVMLPCDLPWWTSVQRHLKHLLVASSPAKLMGSMLKIHDMCNIGIDPDDDIKDPELMKGLEVFIEEEMTEEERRNFLDNTIRIMVNKALHLKRWRPPKGLMFSLQQQSDVTELDYNFLSSLVAHAFFSTFPKRTLKSHPTLQDFNFTHFFKNLHRKSQRNKLKSLLHYFEWLDKNSNEGSIKLSRQVMTSKQWLTIEDWLECTLPLCKLLVRHEGRPERCENDEALRVCFASSRIGGEALLDGESQESLSMFMMPELLPAMLSVEALEDNEVLKVEGVRMFSRISDKRQKNNVELLDKPKTVTVCLMDAEDYSALPLGQWEEDNVLRELNKSLLAFQQTPMKCRDSQKHERRLSPIGESFSQTPPEVETTVMIKQASSSSTINSISSRSPSPQHYTATELNLNDTSVELQKRKCWLSPDAGTLNNRRGRFIVLGSSGECLPVTRTAHPNLDTQEDSLYSSCNSSDDEFHSANDSFDYGSEDEGRGESARPNSFQYSKELSTEERRISFADRLREALRREAENSCTTSTTGDWSTDSSSYAVGISISGAEVNDNDIRVKRGGSVGFVLTEKENMENGNRPPRLLSRKETGNSSKYSFSTEYTSELEEVYEQFNQWLNDPIVDNDSTENKNRELDSRDLAVIRFAGSLLKRTLSESMASGAGDGADAAELYGRDSRERSAPRRLALAARSLSLELARHRHRLAAHLKRKVKESIPEELLETSTNNNSENDNESRSIGSSTETCSTQVSNPINRKKKLNWVVNMIVETIEETVECEPVTIKIKKPKLNQLAHKIVTGGSCRPVATGNWGCGRRQRGHPQLKLLLQWLAASVAGVPALIYYTFGNDQLFKLDTLVRVLTDRKWTVGQLSRAVLKFSRQTLHEPHVIPDNHTLFDELIGIEKVPDNF from the exons atggCGCTTGTTATGTTACCATGCGACCTGCCATGGTGGACTTCTGTGCAACGCCACCTCAAACATTTACTTGTGGCATCTTCGCCGGCAAAACTAATGGGCAGCATGCTTAAAATTCACGATATGTGCAA TATAGGGATAGATCCAGATGATGACATCAAAGACCCAGAACTCATGAAGGGTCTTGAAGTATTTATAGAAGAAGAGATGACAGAGGAGGAAAGGCGGAACTTTTTAGACAATACAATACGTATCATGGTGAACAAAGCACTACATCTTAAAAGATGGCGCCCACCGAAAGGACTCATGTTTAGTTTACAGCAACAAa GTGATGTGACTGAACTCGATTATAATTTCCTTTCTTCACTCGTTGCTCACGCTTTCTTCTCTACGTTTCCAAAACGCACGCTCAAATCACATCCAACGCTGCAAGACTTCAACTTTacgcatttttttaaaaatttacacaG aaaatcgcaaagaaataaattaaaaagcttgCTTCATTACTTTGAATGGCTAGATAAAAATAGCAACGAAGGATCCATTAAATTAAGTAGACAG GTAATGACATCAAAACAATGGCTGACAATAGAAGACTGGTTGGAATGTACGCTTCCCTTGTGTAAGTTGTTGGTCAGGCACGAAGGGCGACCCGAGCGCTGCGAAAACGATGAAGCCTTAAGAGTTTGCTTCGCTTCCAGTCGTATTGGTGGTGAAGCACTCCTTGACGGGGAATCACAG gaaTCCCTTTCAATGTTCATGATGCCGGAGTTGCTGCCCGCCATGCTCTCCGTTGAGGCTCTTGAAGACAACGAAGTTTTAAAAGTAGAAGGAGTTAGAATGTTTAGCAGAATAAGTGACAAACGACAGAAGAATAACGTAGAACTACTCGATAAACCGAAAACG GTTACAGTCTGCCTTATGGATGCTGAGGACTACAGCGCGTTGCCTCTTGGTCAGTGGGAAGAAGACAATGTACTTCGAGAGCTAAACAAAAGTCTATTAGCTTTCCAGCAAACTCCTATGAAATGTCGAGACTCCCAAAAACATGAAAGACGATTATCACCTATTG gcGAATCGTTCAGCCAAACACCACCAGAAGTTGAAACAACGGTTATGATAAAGCAGGCGTCCTCATCCAGTACGATAAATAGTATAAGCAGCAGAAGTCCTTCGCCGCAACACTATACCGCAACAGAACTAAATTTGAACGATACAA GTGTTGAGTTACAAAAACGTAAATGCTGGCTGTCCCCTGACGCTGGCACTTTAAACAACCGACGCGGCAGGTTCATCGTGCTAGGTTCGTCCGGCGAGTGTCTGCCCGTCACCCGGACCGCACACCCTAACCTCGACACGCAGGAAGACAGTCTCTACTCGAGCTGCAACTCAAGTGACGATGAATTCCACAGTGCCAATGATAGCTTCGATTATG GTAGCGAAGACGAGGGTAGAGGGGAAAGTGCACGTCCAAATTCATTCCAATATTCCAAAGAACTCTCCACCGAGGAAAGAAGAATTAGTTTCGCTGACAGACTGAGGGAGGCTCTCCGAAGGGAAGCCGAAAACTCTTGCACCACGAGCACGACTGGGGACTGGTCCACTGACAGTTCTAGTTATGCTGTCGGTATCAGCATATCTGGAGCTGAAGTTAACGACAATGATATCAG GGTAAAACGAGGTGGTTCCGTCGGATTCGTGTTAACAGAGAAAGAAAATATGGAAAACGGCAACAGGCCACCTCGACTTCTTTCCAGGAAAGAGACTGGGAACAGTTCTAAGTACAGCTTCAGTACCGAATATAC GTCAGAATTGGAAGAAGTTTATGAACAATTCAACCAGTGGCTGAATGATCCCATCGTGGATAACGATAGCaccgaaaataaaaatagggaACTGGATTCTCGAGATTTGGCTGTGATTAG ATTCGCTGGGTCACTTCTGAAACGAACGCTGAGCGAATCGATGGCGAGCGGCGCGGGCGACGGCGCGGACGCGGCCGAGCTGTACGGCCGCGACTCGCGAGAGCGCAGCGCGCCGCGCCGTCTCGCTCTCGCAGCGCGCTCCCTCTCGCTCGAGCTCGCGCGACATCGCCACCGCCTCGCCGCGCATCTG AAACGTAAAGTAAAAGAATCGATACCGGAAGAATTATTAGAAACGAGTACAAACAACAATAGCGAGAATGATAACGAGTCGAGGTCCATCGGCTCCTCAACCGAAACTTGTTCGACGCAAGTGTCGAACCCGATAAACAGaaagaaaaaactaaattgGGTAGTAAACATGATAGTCGAAACGATAGAAGAAACGGTCGAATGCGAACCAGTCacgattaaaataaagaaaccaAAG CTAAATCAACTGGCTCATAAGATAGTAACGGGTGGTTCGTGTCGCCCCGTAGCAACGGGCAACTGGGGCTGCGGACGCCGACAGCGAGGACATCCACAACTCAAACTACTGCTACAGTGGTTGGCTGCCAGTGTGGCTGGCGTGCCAGCTCTCATCTACTATACTTTCGGGAATGATCAATTATTCAAG ctgGACACATTAGTAAGAGTCCTCACAGATAGAAAATGGACAGTCGGTCAGCTGTCCAGAGCTGTGCTTAAATTTTCGCGGCAAACACTACACGAGCCGCACGTCATTCCCGATAATCATACACTCTTCGATGAACTAATCGGTATCGAAAAAGTTCCGGATAATTTTTGA
- the LOC124542670 gene encoding uncharacterized protein LOC124542670 isoform X2 encodes MALVMLPCDLPWWTSVQRHLKHLLVASSPAKLMGSMLKIHDMCNIGIDPDDDIKDPELMKGLEVFIEEEMTEEERRNFLDNTIRIMVNKALHLKRWRPPKGLMFSLQQQSDVTELDYNFLSSLVAHAFFSTFPKRTLKSHPTLQDFNFTHFFKNLHRKSQRNKLKSLLHYFEWLDKNSNEGSIKLSRQVMTSKQWLTIEDWLECTLPLCKLLVRHEGRPERCENDEALRVCFASSRIGGEALLDGESQESLSMFMMPELLPAMLSVEALEDNEVLKVEGVRMFSRISDKRQKNNVELLDKPKTVTVCLMDAEDYSALPLGQWEEDNVLRELNKSLLAFQQTPMKCRDSQKHERRLSPIGESFSQTPPEVETTVMIKQASSSSTINSISSRSPSPQHYTATELNLNDTSVELQKRKCWLSPDAGTLNNRRGRFIVLGSSGECLPVTRTAHPNLDTQEDSLYSSCNSSDDEFHSANDSFDYGSEDEGRGESARPNSFQYSKELSTEERRISFADRLREALRREAENSCTTSTTGDWSTDSSSYAVGISISGAEVNDNDIRVKRGGSVGFVLTEKENMENGNRPPRLLSRKETGNSSKYSFSTEYTSELEEVYEQFNQWLNDPIVDNDSTENKNRELDSRDLAVIRFAGSLLKRTLSESMASGAGDGADAAELYGRDSRERSAPRRLALAARSLSLELARHRHRLAAHLLNQLAHKIVTGGSCRPVATGNWGCGRRQRGHPQLKLLLQWLAASVAGVPALIYYTFGNDQLFKLDTLVRVLTDRKWTVGQLSRAVLKFSRQTLHEPHVIPDNHTLFDELIGIEKVPDNF; translated from the exons atggCGCTTGTTATGTTACCATGCGACCTGCCATGGTGGACTTCTGTGCAACGCCACCTCAAACATTTACTTGTGGCATCTTCGCCGGCAAAACTAATGGGCAGCATGCTTAAAATTCACGATATGTGCAA TATAGGGATAGATCCAGATGATGACATCAAAGACCCAGAACTCATGAAGGGTCTTGAAGTATTTATAGAAGAAGAGATGACAGAGGAGGAAAGGCGGAACTTTTTAGACAATACAATACGTATCATGGTGAACAAAGCACTACATCTTAAAAGATGGCGCCCACCGAAAGGACTCATGTTTAGTTTACAGCAACAAa GTGATGTGACTGAACTCGATTATAATTTCCTTTCTTCACTCGTTGCTCACGCTTTCTTCTCTACGTTTCCAAAACGCACGCTCAAATCACATCCAACGCTGCAAGACTTCAACTTTacgcatttttttaaaaatttacacaG aaaatcgcaaagaaataaattaaaaagcttgCTTCATTACTTTGAATGGCTAGATAAAAATAGCAACGAAGGATCCATTAAATTAAGTAGACAG GTAATGACATCAAAACAATGGCTGACAATAGAAGACTGGTTGGAATGTACGCTTCCCTTGTGTAAGTTGTTGGTCAGGCACGAAGGGCGACCCGAGCGCTGCGAAAACGATGAAGCCTTAAGAGTTTGCTTCGCTTCCAGTCGTATTGGTGGTGAAGCACTCCTTGACGGGGAATCACAG gaaTCCCTTTCAATGTTCATGATGCCGGAGTTGCTGCCCGCCATGCTCTCCGTTGAGGCTCTTGAAGACAACGAAGTTTTAAAAGTAGAAGGAGTTAGAATGTTTAGCAGAATAAGTGACAAACGACAGAAGAATAACGTAGAACTACTCGATAAACCGAAAACG GTTACAGTCTGCCTTATGGATGCTGAGGACTACAGCGCGTTGCCTCTTGGTCAGTGGGAAGAAGACAATGTACTTCGAGAGCTAAACAAAAGTCTATTAGCTTTCCAGCAAACTCCTATGAAATGTCGAGACTCCCAAAAACATGAAAGACGATTATCACCTATTG gcGAATCGTTCAGCCAAACACCACCAGAAGTTGAAACAACGGTTATGATAAAGCAGGCGTCCTCATCCAGTACGATAAATAGTATAAGCAGCAGAAGTCCTTCGCCGCAACACTATACCGCAACAGAACTAAATTTGAACGATACAA GTGTTGAGTTACAAAAACGTAAATGCTGGCTGTCCCCTGACGCTGGCACTTTAAACAACCGACGCGGCAGGTTCATCGTGCTAGGTTCGTCCGGCGAGTGTCTGCCCGTCACCCGGACCGCACACCCTAACCTCGACACGCAGGAAGACAGTCTCTACTCGAGCTGCAACTCAAGTGACGATGAATTCCACAGTGCCAATGATAGCTTCGATTATG GTAGCGAAGACGAGGGTAGAGGGGAAAGTGCACGTCCAAATTCATTCCAATATTCCAAAGAACTCTCCACCGAGGAAAGAAGAATTAGTTTCGCTGACAGACTGAGGGAGGCTCTCCGAAGGGAAGCCGAAAACTCTTGCACCACGAGCACGACTGGGGACTGGTCCACTGACAGTTCTAGTTATGCTGTCGGTATCAGCATATCTGGAGCTGAAGTTAACGACAATGATATCAG GGTAAAACGAGGTGGTTCCGTCGGATTCGTGTTAACAGAGAAAGAAAATATGGAAAACGGCAACAGGCCACCTCGACTTCTTTCCAGGAAAGAGACTGGGAACAGTTCTAAGTACAGCTTCAGTACCGAATATAC GTCAGAATTGGAAGAAGTTTATGAACAATTCAACCAGTGGCTGAATGATCCCATCGTGGATAACGATAGCaccgaaaataaaaatagggaACTGGATTCTCGAGATTTGGCTGTGATTAG ATTCGCTGGGTCACTTCTGAAACGAACGCTGAGCGAATCGATGGCGAGCGGCGCGGGCGACGGCGCGGACGCGGCCGAGCTGTACGGCCGCGACTCGCGAGAGCGCAGCGCGCCGCGCCGTCTCGCTCTCGCAGCGCGCTCCCTCTCGCTCGAGCTCGCGCGACATCGCCACCGCCTCGCCGCGCATCTG CTAAATCAACTGGCTCATAAGATAGTAACGGGTGGTTCGTGTCGCCCCGTAGCAACGGGCAACTGGGGCTGCGGACGCCGACAGCGAGGACATCCACAACTCAAACTACTGCTACAGTGGTTGGCTGCCAGTGTGGCTGGCGTGCCAGCTCTCATCTACTATACTTTCGGGAATGATCAATTATTCAAG ctgGACACATTAGTAAGAGTCCTCACAGATAGAAAATGGACAGTCGGTCAGCTGTCCAGAGCTGTGCTTAAATTTTCGCGGCAAACACTACACGAGCCGCACGTCATTCCCGATAATCATACACTCTTCGATGAACTAATCGGTATCGAAAAAGTTCCGGATAATTTTTGA